A genomic window from Diospyros lotus cultivar Yz01 chromosome 2, ASM1463336v1, whole genome shotgun sequence includes:
- the LOC127795416 gene encoding uncharacterized protein LOC127795416, with amino-acid sequence MAESDHWASPPATGPPPFPQNDARWMHFDNSVNAVSFGFVATAILVSMFLVMAVFERFLGPASQSPSPAGRRYGRDIESQMSSNRKLHLPSPHVSLNARELSVLMPGDRVPTFIALPCPPDRISWPPRQHSSVTGNRHGFAPNLISHTPPQ; translated from the exons ATGGCGGAATCTGATCACTGGGCCTCGCCGCCGGCAACTGGACCGCCGCCGTTCCCACAGAATGATGCCCGTTGGATGCACTTTGACAACTCCGTTAACGCAGTCTCTTTTGGTTTCGTCGCCACCGCAATTCTCGTCTCCATGTTCCTTGTCATGGCCGTTTTCGAGCGTTTTCTCGGCCCGGCCTCGCAGTCTCCTTCTCCTGCCGGCCGGCGGTACGGTCGTGATATTGAGTCACAGATGAGCTCCAACCGAAAACTTCATCTTCCATCGCCCCAT GTGTCTCTAAATGCCAGAGAATTATCAGTGTTGATGCCCGGCGACCGTGTTCCGACGTTCATCGCCTTGCCTTGCCCGCCGGATCGCATCTCTTGGCCTCCCCGGCAACACAGCTCAGTGACCGGTAACCGCCACGGCTTCGCTCCAAACCTGATCTCTCACACTCCACCTCAATAG